Proteins from a genomic interval of Streptococcus oralis:
- a CDS encoding DUF3165 family protein, with the protein MVYLIIGILLLLLYVFATPQSIKGTVNIVILVFVVVALLILLMLSILQIFQLPTEFFVTIAMLALAYFSLRDITLMPVKKSKRR; encoded by the coding sequence ATGGTCTATTTAATCATAGGGATACTCTTATTACTACTCTATGTATTTGCGACACCACAAAGTATCAAAGGAACAGTCAACATCGTTATCTTAGTCTTTGTAGTTGTTGCACTCTTGATTTTGCTGATGTTGTCCATCTTGCAAATCTTCCAATTACCGACAGAATTCTTTGTCACAATAGCTATGCTGGCCCTAGCCTACTTTAGCTTGAGGGACATTACGCTTATGCCTGTAAAAAAGAGCAAAAGAAGATAA
- the typA gene encoding translational GTPase TypA — protein sequence MTKLREDIRNVAIIAHVDHGKTTLVDELLKQSETLDARTELAERAMDSNDIEKERGITILAKNTAVAYNGTRINIMDTPGHADFGGEVERIMKMVDGVVLVVDAYEGTMPQTRFVLKKALEQDLVPIVVVNKIDKPSARPAEVVDEVLELFIELGADDDQLDFPVVYASAINGTSSLSDDPADQEKTMAPIFDTIIDHIPAPVDNSDEPLQFQVSLLDYNDFVGRIGIGRVFRGSVKVGDQVTLSKLDGTTKNFRVTKLFGFFGLERREIQEAKAGDLIAVSGMEDIFVGETITPTDAIEPLPILHIDEPTLQMTFLVNNSPFAGREGKWVTSRKVEERLQAELQTDVSLRVDPTDSPDKWTVSGRGELHLSILIETMRREGYELQVSRPEVIVKEIDGVKCEPFERVQIDTPEEYQGSVIQSLSERKGEMLDMISTGNGQTRLVFLVPARGLIGYSTEFLSMTRGYGIMNHTFDQYLPLIPGEIGGRHRGALVSIDAGKATTYSIMSIEERGTIFVNPGTEVYEGMIIGENSRENDLTVNITKAKQMTNVRSATKDQTAVIKTPRILTLEESLEFLNDDEYMEVTPESIRLRKQILNKAEREKANKKKKSAE from the coding sequence ATGACAAAATTAAGAGAAGATATCCGTAACGTAGCCATTATTGCCCACGTTGACCACGGGAAAACAACCCTCGTTGATGAATTATTGAAACAATCAGAAACGCTTGATGCACGTACTGAATTGGCAGAGCGTGCTATGGACTCAAACGATATCGAAAAAGAGCGTGGAATTACCATCCTTGCTAAAAATACAGCCGTTGCCTACAACGGAACTCGTATCAATATCATGGACACACCAGGACACGCGGACTTCGGTGGAGAAGTTGAGCGTATCATGAAAATGGTTGACGGTGTTGTCTTGGTCGTAGATGCCTACGAAGGAACCATGCCACAGACTCGTTTCGTATTGAAAAAAGCCTTGGAACAAGACCTTGTCCCAATCGTGGTTGTCAACAAAATAGATAAACCATCAGCTCGCCCAGCAGAAGTAGTGGACGAAGTCTTGGAACTCTTCATCGAGCTTGGCGCAGATGATGACCAGCTTGATTTCCCAGTTGTTTATGCTTCAGCTATCAACGGAACATCTTCCTTGTCAGATGATCCAGCTGATCAAGAAAAAACAATGGCGCCAATCTTTGACACCATTATCGACCATATCCCAGCTCCAGTAGACAACTCAGATGAGCCTTTGCAGTTCCAAGTGTCACTTTTGGACTACAATGATTTCGTAGGTCGTATCGGTATCGGTCGTGTCTTCCGTGGTAGTGTGAAAGTTGGAGACCAAGTTACCCTTTCTAAACTAGATGGTACAACGAAGAACTTCCGTGTAACAAAACTCTTCGGTTTCTTTGGTTTGGAACGTCGTGAAATCCAAGAAGCCAAAGCAGGTGACTTGATTGCCGTATCCGGTATGGAAGATATCTTTGTTGGTGAAACTATTACTCCGACGGATGCCATTGAACCTCTTCCAATCCTACATATCGATGAACCAACCCTCCAAATGACCTTCTTGGTAAATAATTCACCATTTGCAGGTCGTGAAGGGAAATGGGTGACTTCTCGTAAGGTAGAAGAACGCTTGCAAGCAGAATTGCAAACAGACGTTTCCCTTCGTGTTGACCCAACGGACTCACCAGATAAATGGACTGTTTCAGGACGTGGAGAATTGCACTTGTCAATCCTGATTGAAACCATGCGCCGTGAGGGTTATGAACTTCAAGTATCTCGTCCAGAAGTTATCGTAAAAGAAATTGACGGTGTTAAATGTGAACCATTCGAACGTGTTCAAATCGATACTCCAGAAGAATACCAAGGATCTGTTATCCAAAGCCTTTCTGAACGTAAGGGTGAAATGTTGGATATGATTTCAACTGGTAATGGTCAAACTCGTTTGGTCTTCCTTGTTCCAGCGCGTGGTTTGATCGGATACTCAACTGAGTTCTTGTCAATGACTCGTGGTTACGGTATCATGAACCATACCTTTGACCAATACTTGCCATTGATTCCGGGTGAAATTGGTGGACGTCACCGTGGTGCCCTCGTTTCCATCGATGCTGGTAAGGCAACGACTTACTCAATCATGTCTATCGAAGAACGTGGAACCATCTTTGTCAACCCAGGTACTGAGGTTTACGAAGGAATGATCATTGGTGAAAACTCTCGTGAAAACGACTTGACAGTTAACATCACTAAGGCCAAACAAATGACCAACGTCCGTTCAGCTACTAAGGACCAAACAGCGGTTATCAAGACACCTCGTATCTTGACCCTTGAAGAGTCTCTTGAATTCTTGAATGACGATGAGTACATGGAAGTAACGCCTGAGTCAATCCGTTTGCGTAAGCAAATCCTTAACAAGGCAGAGCGTGAGAAAGCCAACAAAAAGAAAAAATCAGCTGAGTAA
- a CDS encoding 16S rRNA pseudouridine(516) synthase, producing the protein MRLDRLLAQEKISRKAMKQALLKKEILVNDCPASSLAQNVDTGLQKLVFQGRRIQGYEHTYLMLHKPNGVVTASKDKKLPTVMDLLPPDIQSDQLYAVGRLDRDTTGLLLLTDNGPLGFQLLHPQYHVDKSYQVVVNGLLTPDHIQSFKEGIVFLDGTTCKPAKLEILSASSSSSQATITISEGKFHQVKKMFLSVGVKVVSLKRVQFDDFTLDSELAEGQYRPLNPEELEIIKNYLEKSG; encoded by the coding sequence ATGCGTTTAGATAGATTATTAGCCCAAGAAAAAATCAGTCGCAAGGCTATGAAACAGGCACTTTTGAAAAAAGAAATCCTAGTGAACGATTGCCCAGCCAGCTCCCTCGCTCAAAATGTCGACACTGGATTACAGAAATTAGTCTTTCAAGGACGGCGGATTCAAGGATACGAGCACACCTACCTCATGCTTCATAAGCCAAACGGAGTCGTTACAGCTAGCAAAGATAAGAAACTTCCAACCGTCATGGACCTCCTTCCACCTGACATCCAGTCTGACCAGCTCTATGCTGTCGGCAGATTAGACCGTGATACGACGGGGCTACTCCTTTTGACAGACAATGGACCTTTAGGATTCCAACTCCTTCATCCCCAGTACCATGTCGATAAATCCTATCAAGTGGTGGTAAATGGACTGCTCACACCAGACCATATCCAGTCATTCAAAGAGGGAATTGTCTTTTTAGATGGGACCACTTGTAAACCTGCAAAACTAGAAATTCTGTCCGCAAGTTCTTCCTCCAGTCAAGCCACCATCACCATCTCCGAAGGCAAGTTTCATCAGGTTAAAAAAATGTTCCTCTCAGTCGGTGTCAAGGTGGTCTCTCTCAAACGAGTTCAGTTCGATGATTTTACATTAGATTCAGAACTTGCAGAAGGGCAATACCGTCCCTTAAATCCAGAGGAATTGGAAATCATAAAAAACTATTTAGAGAAAAGTGGATAA
- a CDS encoding DUF4190 domain-containing protein, protein MNSQQKKKPSLILGILSIVLGLLFPIVGLILGIIGLVLAFSYQKESGLDYKTEKILNIVGLVVSVLNWIATVAVFFR, encoded by the coding sequence ATGAATTCACAACAAAAGAAAAAACCTTCACTTATTTTAGGTATCTTATCTATCGTCCTTGGTTTGCTATTTCCAATAGTAGGTCTGATTTTGGGGATCATAGGATTGGTCTTGGCTTTTTCATACCAAAAAGAATCTGGACTAGACTATAAAACAGAAAAAATTCTCAACATCGTAGGACTTGTGGTTTCTGTACTTAACTGGATTGCAACCGTCGCAGTATTTTTTAGATAA
- a CDS encoding rhodanese-like domain-containing protein, giving the protein MTIWVLWGIVLAMAAWMGYNYLRIRRAAKIVDNTEFEALIRKGQLIDVREPAEFHRKHILGARNIPSNQLKSSLAALRKDKPVLLYENQRGQGVTNAALYLKKQGFSEIYILSYGLDSWKGKVKTS; this is encoded by the coding sequence ATGACAATTTGGGTTTTGTGGGGAATCGTACTAGCGATGGCGGCATGGATGGGGTATAACTACCTTCGTATTCGTCGTGCGGCTAAGATTGTGGATAATACAGAATTTGAAGCCTTGATTCGAAAAGGGCAGTTGATTGATGTCCGTGAACCAGCAGAATTTCACAGAAAACATATCCTTGGTGCGCGCAATATTCCTTCAAATCAGTTGAAGTCAAGCCTTGCAGCCCTTCGCAAGGATAAACCTGTCCTTCTCTACGAAAATCAACGCGGACAAGGAGTGACCAATGCAGCACTTTATCTGAAAAAACAAGGTTTTTCTGAGATTTATATCCTTTCTTATGGATTGGATTCTTGGAAAGGGAAAGTGAAGACTAGCTAA
- a CDS encoding YqgQ family protein, with protein MEAMKTFYDVQQFLKQFGIIVYMGKRLYDIELMKLELSRIYDAGLMDKLDYLEAEAVLRREHKIELDYIEKNGDKNL; from the coding sequence ATGGAAGCTATGAAAACATTCTATGATGTGCAACAATTTCTCAAACAGTTTGGCATTATTGTTTACATGGGGAAGCGCTTGTATGATATTGAACTGATGAAGCTCGAACTCTCTCGGATCTATGATGCAGGTCTGATGGACAAGCTAGATTACCTAGAAGCGGAAGCTGTTCTCCGCAGGGAGCACAAGATAGAATTAGACTATATTGAGAAAAATGGAGATAAGAACTTATGA
- a CDS encoding LysR family transcriptional regulator — MRIQQLHYIIKIVETGSMNEAAKQLFITQPSLSNAVRDLENEMGIEIFIRNPKGITLTRDGMEFLSYARQVVEQTQLLEERYKNPVAHRELFSVSSQHYAFVVNAFVSLLKKSDMEKYELFLRETRTWEIIDDVKNFRSEVGVLFLNSYNRDVLTKMLDDNHLLAHHLFTAQPHIFVSKTNPLAKKDKVKLEDLENFPYLSYDQGTHNSFYFSEEILSQEYHKKSIVVSDRATLFNLLIGLDGYTIATGILNSNLNGDNIVSIPLDIDDPIELVYIQHEKTSLSKMGERFIEYLVEEVQFDN, encoded by the coding sequence ATGAGAATTCAACAACTACACTATATTATCAAAATCGTCGAAACTGGCTCTATGAATGAAGCAGCCAAGCAACTCTTTATCACCCAACCCAGTCTTTCAAATGCCGTTCGAGACTTGGAAAATGAAATGGGCATTGAAATCTTTATCCGCAATCCCAAGGGCATTACCTTAACCCGTGATGGGATGGAGTTTCTCTCCTACGCTCGTCAAGTTGTCGAGCAAACTCAGCTTCTGGAGGAACGCTATAAAAATCCTGTCGCCCACCGCGAACTCTTTAGTGTTTCCTCTCAGCACTATGCCTTTGTAGTCAATGCCTTTGTATCCCTGCTCAAGAAAAGTGATATGGAAAAATACGAGCTTTTTCTTCGTGAAACTCGGACTTGGGAGATTATCGACGATGTCAAGAACTTCCGTAGTGAAGTCGGTGTCCTCTTCTTAAACAGCTACAACCGTGATGTTTTAACAAAAATGCTGGATGACAACCACCTCTTGGCCCACCATCTCTTTACAGCCCAGCCCCATATCTTCGTCAGCAAAACCAACCCTCTAGCAAAGAAAGATAAGGTTAAACTAGAAGACTTGGAGAACTTCCCTTACCTCAGCTATGACCAAGGGACTCACAACTCCTTCTACTTCTCTGAAGAGATTCTCTCGCAGGAATACCACAAAAAATCTATCGTGGTCAGCGACCGTGCCACCCTCTTTAATCTCTTAATTGGTTTGGACGGATACACGATTGCAACAGGGATTTTGAACAGCAACCTCAACGGAGACAATATCGTTTCCATTCCACTGGACATAGACGATCCTATCGAGCTAGTCTACATCCAGCATGAAAAAACCAGCCTGTCTAAGATGGGCGAACGCTTTATCGAATACTTAGTAGAAGAAGTTCAATTCGATAATTAA
- a CDS encoding N-acetylmuramoyl-L-alanine amidase, translating into MKKILLTSALILSIAGLAPASVSGEENTTQSTSAVKESIAKEEKKESSVEENSKSEVLPKVDVQEDKPPKEGWYQENHHWRFYQDDKPALNWKQIQGKWYYFDQDGNRLHSTIYKGYAFDQDGVMVENSWTNLDNQWYYADSSGRLAQNTWKKINGSWYYFDQTGSMLSNTSVDGYLLTNSGAMAEKGWIKLDQNWYYVTPSSRISQDKWEKINGSWYYFDKNGVMLSQTTIGAYLLGDSGAMAENSWVRINENWYYANAYGKYSQDKWEKINGSWYAFEQNGVMLSNKWKESYYLKTSGAMAEKEWIFDKSYNSWFYLKADGRYANQEWIGAYYLKSGGYMAKNEWIYDDYYKARYYLDDSGHYVSGTYKIDGKEHLFQKYGQWISEVSTEGGFTKGQYNNTIFLDPGHGGQDSGAFYYNVAEKDLNMQIYHKLRAKLEELGYKVLTSRDSDIDVDFVTERSRMVNKTNSDIFISIHFNATGSAYSKASGIQTYSYRDEPDYPSKINQYWHNHPDRMSESKRLAAAIHSSLLAETGAKDAGLLESSYAVLRETAKPAVLLELGYMDNFSENQQIRDSHYQDKLVAGIVKGIQKYYAGQ; encoded by the coding sequence GTGAAAAAGATACTACTGACTAGTGCTTTAATCCTTTCAATCGCAGGATTGGCACCCGCATCCGTCTCAGGAGAAGAAAACACAACTCAATCCACATCTGCTGTCAAGGAATCAATTGCCAAAGAAGAAAAGAAAGAGTCGAGTGTTGAGGAAAACTCTAAATCAGAGGTGCTTCCGAAAGTAGATGTGCAAGAAGACAAGCCCCCAAAAGAAGGGTGGTACCAAGAAAATCACCACTGGCGTTTTTACCAAGATGATAAACCTGCTTTGAACTGGAAACAAATCCAAGGCAAATGGTACTACTTCGATCAAGATGGTAATCGTCTTCATTCTACTATCTACAAAGGCTATGCCTTTGACCAAGATGGGGTTATGGTAGAAAATAGCTGGACCAATTTGGACAACCAATGGTATTATGCTGATTCCTCTGGACGATTAGCTCAGAATACCTGGAAAAAAATTAACGGCTCCTGGTACTATTTTGACCAAACTGGAAGCATGCTCAGCAACACCTCCGTTGACGGCTATCTGCTCACAAATAGTGGGGCTATGGCAGAAAAGGGTTGGATTAAATTAGACCAAAATTGGTATTATGTCACACCATCTAGCAGAATCTCGCAAGACAAGTGGGAGAAAATCAACGGTTCTTGGTATTATTTTGATAAAAACGGCGTGATGCTCAGCCAGACAACCATTGGTGCCTACCTGCTAGGCGATAGCGGAGCCATGGCAGAAAACTCTTGGGTGAGAATCAATGAAAATTGGTATTACGCTAATGCATATGGGAAATATAGCCAAGACAAATGGGAGAAAATAAATGGTTCTTGGTATGCTTTTGAACAAAATGGAGTCATGCTTTCCAATAAATGGAAAGAAAGCTACTACCTCAAAACCAGCGGGGCCATGGCGGAGAAAGAGTGGATCTTCGATAAATCCTACAATAGCTGGTTCTATCTAAAAGCGGATGGCCGTTATGCAAATCAGGAGTGGATTGGGGCATACTACCTCAAGTCTGGCGGTTATATGGCCAAGAATGAGTGGATTTACGACGACTATTACAAGGCTCGTTACTATCTGGACGATAGTGGACATTATGTATCAGGAACTTACAAGATAGACGGCAAGGAACACTTGTTCCAAAAATACGGCCAATGGATTTCTGAAGTTTCAACTGAAGGTGGATTTACAAAAGGTCAATACAACAATACCATCTTCCTAGATCCTGGACATGGTGGTCAAGATTCTGGTGCCTTTTACTACAATGTCGCTGAGAAAGATCTCAACATGCAGATTTACCATAAACTTCGTGCTAAGTTAGAAGAACTGGGCTACAAGGTCCTCACCTCTCGTGATAGCGATATTGACGTTGACTTTGTTACCGAACGTTCTCGTATGGTTAATAAGACCAACTCTGACATCTTTATCAGTATTCACTTCAATGCAACTGGTAGCGCATACTCAAAAGCGAGCGGTATTCAAACCTACTCCTATAGAGATGAACCTGATTATCCAAGTAAGATTAATCAATACTGGCACAATCACCCTGATCGTATGAGTGAAAGCAAACGCCTCGCCGCTGCCATCCACTCCTCTCTCCTTGCAGAAACAGGAGCTAAGGATGCTGGTCTGTTGGAGAGCAGCTATGCTGTACTACGCGAAACAGCCAAACCAGCCGTTCTCCTAGAGCTTGGTTATATGGATAATTTCTCCGAAAACCAACAAATCAGAGATAGCCACTACCAAGATAAACTGGTCGCAGGTATTGTGAAAGGGATCCAAAAATATTACGCTGGTCAGTAA